From Elusimicrobiota bacterium, one genomic window encodes:
- a CDS encoding HAD hydrolase family protein, with translation MKKSVLTKLKNIKMIVFDIDGVLTDGTVIVLNSREEIKPMNVKDRYVFSLVRRHVPELKFSWISGRNSEHVVVNAAQMKIAYLYQACGDKLAAVTEICEKSGLTLDNIMCVGDDLIDIPVLKRAAVAMCPADAVRDVKDIVDIIGETNGGRGVAREAIELVLRTQKKWDRILCNFTK, from the coding sequence ATGAAAAAAAGTGTACTAACTAAATTAAAGAACATTAAGATGATAGTATTTGATATTGACGGTGTTCTTACCGACGGGACGGTTATTGTCCTTAATTCCAGGGAGGAAATTAAGCCAATGAATGTTAAGGATCGCTACGTATTTTCGCTGGTCAGGCGTCACGTGCCGGAACTTAAGTTCAGCTGGATTTCCGGGCGTAACTCAGAACACGTGGTTGTCAATGCTGCACAGATGAAGATAGCGTATTTATACCAGGCTTGCGGGGATAAACTCGCAGCAGTTACAGAAATCTGTGAAAAAAGCGGGTTAACGCTGGATAACATAATGTGTGTCGGTGATGACCTCATAGATATCCCTGTCCTAAAACGTGCGGCGGTAGCTATGTGTCCCGCTGATGCGGTACGTGATGTAAAAGATATTGTGGATATTATTGGTGAGACAAACGGCGGGCGCGGAGTTGCTAGGGAAGCTATTGAACTTGTCCTGCGGACACAAAAAAAGTGGGATCGTATACTGTGCAATTTCACGAAATAA